A region from the Lolium perenne isolate Kyuss_39 chromosome 4, Kyuss_2.0, whole genome shotgun sequence genome encodes:
- the LOC127346521 gene encoding uncharacterized protein encodes MVAALSTSAAAVASAATATTQGRITATDDHDEDYDYWSTLPDDILLTIMAALDVLNLRPCSAVCKSWSRVYKALRLPSLEQAPCLLYAGEQYGPNNLALYCPISDATFRVPFPGPPHYKRGFTFSCPRGWVFTTDAVGNPYLLNPITGVQATLPPVNTIYERDNYYDEHGRHKHVWDTDPEEEEGSLPCFSWARHSVFFRVAMSVAADVTQCTVLIVHMPFGRLSFTRPGDNEWTLLSERTFSVCDILYNESDGLFYILYGRGSICTLDLSGPSPTTKTIMRRVLDEPKCREMYLALGVSGELLQVWRNWEHVDSPRKYRDVYKEIMNGACKDRIDFLGRDDNNKNKLSDLETNEEEDELHEAIRTDEETDFSQWLREGIDLPHRLTDEVTTNEILVFKVDKERKKLVELKDIGDHALFIGRNSAVCLPIKDYQVFEPNCIYLTDDCINFGPILRKDLGIWNIKKRSMQKLGDVWPNLHPWLHLPAPIWIMPRF; translated from the coding sequence ATGGTAGCAGCTTTGTCGACCTCCGCCGCCGCTGTCGCCTCCGCGGCCACGGCAACCACGCAAGGGAGGATAACCGCCACTGACGACCATGACGAGGACTACGACTATTGGTCCACCCTTCCAGACGACATCTTGCTCACAATCATGGCGGCGCTCGACGTCCTCAATCTCCGGCCTTGCAGCGCCGTATGCAAGTCATGGAGCCGCGTCTACAAGGCCTTGCGCCTCCCCTCGCTGGAGCAGGCGCCGTGCCTGCTCTACGCCGGCGAGCAGTACGGGCCCAATAACCTGGCCCTGTACTGCCCCATCAGCGATGCAACCTTCCGCGTCCCCTTCCCGGGGCCGCCGCACTATAAGCGAGGTTTCACCTTCTCGTGTCCTAGGGGCTGGGTGTTTACCACAGACGCAGTCGGCAACCCGTACCTCCTCAACCCGATCACTGGCGTCCAGGCAACGCTCCCTCCGGTCAACACAATCTACGAACGTGACAACTACTACGACGAACATGGCAGGCATAAGCATGTATGGGATACAGACCCTGAGGAAGAGGAAGGTAGCTTGCCTTGCTTTAGCTGGGCGCGACACTCAGTGTTTTTCCGGGTCGCTATGTCTGTCGCTGCCGATGTGACACAATGCACCGTTTTGATTGTGCACATGCCATTCGGTAGGCTATCATTCACCAGGCCGGGAGACAATGAGTGGACCTTGCTCTCCGAACGTACGTTCTCCGTCTGCGACATTCTTTACAATGAGAGCGATGGCTTGTTCTACATTCTTTACGGCCGTGGTTCCATCTGTACTTTAGATCTGAGCGGGCCCTCACCAACAACGAAGACTATCATGCGCCGGGTTTTAGACGAGCCCAAGTGTAGGGAGATGTACCTCGCCCTTGGGGTATCTGGTGAACTCCTGCAGGTATGGAGGAACTGGGAACACGTAGATTCTCCACGCAAGTATCGCGATGTTTACAAAGAAATCATGAATGGGGCATGCAAGGATCGTATCGATTTTCTAGGCCGAGAtgacaacaacaagaacaagctaAGTGATCTAGAAACAAATGAGGAGGAAGACGAGCTCCATGAAGCCATCAGGACGGACGAAGAGACTGATTTCTCCCAATGGCTTCGTGAAGGTATCGACTTGCCACATCGGCTCACCGACGAGGTCACAACGAATGAGATATTAGTGTTCAAGGTTGACAAGGAAAGGAAAAAGTTGGTGGAGCTAAAAGACATTGGagaccatgcactcttcatcgggCGAAACTCCGCAGTGTGCCTCCCAATTAAGGACTATCAGGTGTTCGAGCCAAACTGCATCTACCTAACGGACGACTGTATTAACTTCGGTCCAATTTTAAGAAAGGATCTTGGTATATGGAATATCAAAAAGAGGAGTATGCAGAAACTTGGCGATGTGTGGCCAAACTTACATCCTTGGCTACATTTGCCTGCTCCAATTTGGATCATGCCAAGGTTTTAG